Genomic window (Tardiphaga sp. vice304):
TCGCGATCCATCATAGGCTCACCATCGTGCCCTCAAAGGGGCCGCGAGCTTTGTTGGGTCGCGTCGACGGCATGACCGTCAACTCGCTCCCGTCCGGTGCACCCCGCCCCGACGACGCCTCCAAAGCACAGTTTTCGATGGCAGGTCTCCTGGCTCGCGGGTCATTGCCCTCATCCGCCTTCCCGGGACATTCCCAGTGGCACCGGCGAGGACTCGTCGCTTACAGTTGCGGGGGCAGCGCCGGAGTAGAGCGCGAACGCCCGCACCGGCTTCCCTATTCACCTTCCACGCGGAAGGACCATCATTCGCAACGCTACCGGGCGAGGTCGTTGGGGTCAACCTTGGTTGACCTGCCGGCCGGTGTTGCGTCAGGTGGGTCGCGTAAAGGAACAGAATGATGACCGCCGATTCCCAGCCTGTCTGGCAGCCCCCCGCCATTGCCGCCCTCGATCCGGCGACTGAGGCCGGGATCCGCGCGCGAATCGACGGCAAGGCCAAGCCGCCGGGATCGCTCGGGCGAATCGAGGAACTCGCGCTGCAGCTCGGCCAGATCCGGCATCCCGGCGAGCCGCGCGGCGACAATGCGGTGCTGCTGATTTTCGCCGCGGATCACGGGCTGGTCGAGGAAGGCGTCTCGCAATTTCCCGCTGCGGTGACGGTCGGGATGGTGATGACCTATCTGGCCGGCCGCGCCACCGCCAATGCCTTCGCCACCGCCAGCCGGGTCGAGATCCGCGTCGTCGATTCCGGCGTCGCGGCCGAGTTGCCGCATCACCCACAGTTGATCGACGCCAAGATCCGCCTGGGTACGGCCAATGCCGCGCGCGAGCCGGCGATGACGGCCCAGGAGGCGGCCGACGCGCTGACGCGCGGCGCCCGCATCGCGGTCGGCGAGATCAGGAACGGCGCCGACATCGTCGCGCTGGGCGAGATGGGAATCGGCAACACCGCCTCCTCCGCGCTGCTGCTGCATCGCCTGGCGCCGGCCGACCTTGACGACTGCATCGGCGTCGGCGCCGGACAAGACGATATCGGCATGGCACGCAAGCGCGCCGCTATCCACAAGGCCGCGGCGCGCAGCCAGGCCACCGCGCCGCTCGACGTGCTCAGCGAGTTCGGCGGGCTGGAGATCGCCATGCTGGCCGGCGCGGTGCTGGGTGCGGCGTCGCAGCGCCGCCCGGTGATCGTCGATGGCTTCATCACCACCGCGGCGGCGCTGCTGGCGATCCGGCTGTGCCCGGAAGCGCGCGGCTATTGCGTGTTCGCGCACCGCTCGGCCGAACGCGGCCACGACATCGCGCTGGCGGCGCTGGACGCGACGCCGCTGCTCGACCTCGGCCTGCGGCTCGGCGAGGGCACCGGCGCGATGCTGGCGGTGCCATTGGTGCGCGCGGCGGCACGGCTGATCACCGATGTCGCCGATCTCCAGGACGTGCTCGCAGGAAACATCTGATGCGCCTGCCCGACTCGCTGCTCGACGCGATCCGGTTTCTCACCATCGTGCGGGTGCGCGACACCGCGAGCGCGACGGCGCCGGACTGGCTGGCGCGGGCGATGAAGTATTTTCCCGTGGTCGGCTTGGGCATCGGCCTTGTATCGGCGCTGATACTGCTGATCGCCAACGAGTTTGTCAGCCCGGTGATCGCCGCCCTGCTCGCAATCTCCGCCAGCATCATTCTCACCAGCGCACTGCACGAGGACGGCCTTGCCGACACCGCCGACGCGTTCGGCGGCGGCTGGACGATCGAGAAGCGGATGGCGATCATGAAAGACAGCCGGATCGGCAGCTACGGCGCGCTGGCGCTCGGCCTTGGCGTCGCGCTGCGCGTCGCGGCGATTTCCGACATGCCGATGTGGGCGGGTCCGGCAGCGCTGATCGCAGCCCATGCGGCGGCGCGCGCGGCGCCGGCCTTCGTAATGAACCGCCTGCGCTATGCCGGCAACACCGCGGCGATGAAAGTCAGCTACGCAGAAGCGCCGGTACGCTCCGGCGAATTACGGTTCGCGCTTGTCGTCGTGCTGCTCGCAATGCTGCCGCTGGCGTTGATTTCGCTCTCCGCCGTTCTGGTCGGGCTGCTGTGCGGCGCGGCGCTGGCATTCGTTCTCACGCGCTGGTCGCGCCACATGCTCGGCGGCTACACCGGCGACGTGCTCGGTGCGGTCGAGCAGGTGTTCGAGATCGGATTTCTGCTGGGTGTCGTCGCGGCGATGAGGTGATCCGTAGCCCGGATGAGCCCTTGCGAAATCCGGGGCCGACGATCTCGTTGAAACGCGCTTCCCCGGATTGCGCTTCGCTCCATCCTGGCTACGACAACGGCCACTGCAGCGGCAATTGATACGGCGCGCCTTCAAACGCATCGGCGCCGCGGCCGATACGAGCGATGGCGTCGATCATCTTGCCCTCGCGGCCGAGCAGCTCGTCCGCGAGATGCACCATCAATTTGTTCGGCGTCACGACAGGCGACCGGCGTCGCAATTCGTCGGCGATCTCGTCCTCGAATCCCGGATTGCGGTCGCAGGCGATCACATAGGCGGCGGCGCTGGAGCGGCTGATCCCGGCCCAGCAGTGGATCAGCAGCGAGCGCTCCGCCAGGCCATCGCGGCCGAAATCGAGGATCGCCTGCAGCACCCCCTTATCCGGCGCAATCAGGTCCGGCGTCAGCACCGTGATGTCGTGAAAGGCAAGACGGAGATGGCGCACCTGCGAAAACCCGCTCCAGTCCCGCGCCTCGGCGCTGGGCGACAGCAGCGTCAGCATGTCGAACGGACCGAGCGAGGCGGCCACGTCGGGAAGGCCGCTGAGGGAACTGATGTGGATCATGGGGCCGCCGCATCTGGATGGAAGCCAGGACATACCATTATCGGCTGCGAACAACATCCCTCGCATAGGCCTACCCGCTTTTGCCGGTAGCCTGCGCAGTGCGTGTTACGTACAACGCATCGTGCAACGTCACCATGCTCCCTGCCCTCACGCCCATAGTCCTCCGCCATGCCCAGTTCGGAATCCCACCTCAAGGCGCCGCGCTGGCTGCGCACCTTTGTTCGGGCGCGCGAGACCAGCCTGGTCGTCGTCGCAGCCCTGATCGGCAGCATCGCCGGCATGCTGGTGGCTTTGATGAGTGGTGCCGTCAATATGATGCACATCGTTTTGTTCAACCTGCTGCCCGGCGAACGCCTGTCGAGCCAGACCTGGATCGATCCGGTCCGCGCCATCCTGGTGCCGATGCTCGGCGGACTGCTGCTCGGTATCGCCTTGCTGCTTCTGCTGCGCTGGCGGCCCGGCCGCGAGATCGATCCGATCGAGGCCAACGCGCTGCATGGCGGCGCCATGTCGTTCCGCGGCAGCCTCATCGTGGCGCTGCAGACGGTGTGGTCGAGCGGCGTCGGCGGCTCGGTCGGGCTTGAGGCCGGATACACCCAGATCGCCTCCGGGGTCGCCTCCTCGATCGGCCGCGCGCTGCATCTGCGGCGCAGCGACCAGCGCATCATGGTCGGCTGCGGCGCCGCCGCCGCCATCGCCGGCGCGTTCGGGGCACCATTGGCCGGCGCATTCTATGCCTTCGAGCTGATCATCGGCGGTTATACGGCCGCCAGCCTGACACCGATCGGCGTCGCAGCCGTCGCCGGCTTTGCGACGACGCGGGCGTTCTCGCCGCTGTCGCTCGGCATCTCCGTCAGCCAGATCGGCGAGGTCACCGGCCAGGATCTCGCGGTCGCGGCCCTGCTCGGGCTAATCGCCGCATTGTTCGGCATCGGGATCATGCGCGGCGTGGCGCAATGCGACACGCTGCTGCAAAAGATCAGGTTGTGGCCGCCGCTGCGTCCCGCGCTCGGCGGCCTGCTGGTTGGACTGCTGGCGCTGGTGACGCCGGAAGTACTGTCCTCCGGCCATGGCGCGCTGCATGTCAACAGCGGCATGACCGCGCCAATCACGGCGTTGGTCACCCTGTTCGCACTGAAGACGGTGGCCTCGATCATCTCGCTCGGCTCCGGCTTTCGCGGCGGTCTGTTCTTCGCATCCTTGCTGCTGGGCGCGATCGGCGGCCATCTGTTTGCCGCGGGCGCCAACGCGCTGCTGCCGACCTTGAACCTCGACATCAGCGTTTACGCGGTGATCGGCATGAGCGCCCTGTCGGCGGCGGTCATCGGCGGCCCGCTGACCATGACCTTCATCGCGCTGGAGGCGACCGGCAATTTGTGGCTGACCACCGCCGTGCTGATTGCAGTGATCGTCTCGACGCAGACCACGCGTGAGCTGTTCGGCTATTCGTTTGCGACCTGGCGCTTGCATCTGCGCGGCGAGACCATCCGCAGCGCCGCCGATGTCGGCTGGATCCGCGACCTCACCGTGCGCAGCATGATGCGCGCCGACATGACGACGGTGAATGCCGATCTCAGCATCGCGCAATTCCGCGAGACGTTTCCGCTGGGGTCAAAGACCCAGGTGATCGCCATCGATGCCGACGAACGCTATGCCGGCATCGTGCTGGTCGCCGATGCACATGCACCGGAGAACCAGCCCGACGACACCCTGCGCCAGATCCTGCGCAGTCGCGGCTTCACGCTGCTGCCTAACTGGAATGTGCAGGAAGCGGTCGCCGCCTTCGACCGTGCCGAAGCGGAGTCGCTCGCCGTGCTCGACACGCTGGACCGCGGTCGCGTGATCGGCGTGCTCACCGAGGCCCATGTTTTGCGACGTTATGCTGAAGAATCCGAAAAGAGACGACGGGATTTGCTGGGAGAAAGTTAGACTCTCGAATGCACAACGCGACCCGCTATATCGTAAATCGTACATATCACTGGGCCGGGTCCATGGCGCTGCTGCATAGCAGAGACGCCTGCCAGCGGTTCTTCAATACCATAAATCTGGTTCCTCAGGTGCCAACGTACTTACCACACACTAACGATGCGATCTGAAGGTCAGAAGTCGAATGTCCGGCGCCTGACTTTGCAAGTATGCCTTGCGCTGCAGGCATAACTAGTGACGGCGAGAAGTGTCCGTTAAGCATTCACGAATACGCATGAAAGGAGAAACGCTGATACCGGAATAGCAGAATGCTACGCACGACTATCGACTATCTACAGAGCGCAGTTCTCGTGCCAAGCGGCAATCCCGAGCTGTTGCAGGCCAAACTGGCGGCATTCAGCCGGCAGGTCCCGATCATGTATGCCCTGGTGGTCTTCAACACCGTGGCGGTCGCGATCACCCATTACGGCAAGGCTCCGGACTGGCTGACCTTGTACCTGCCGGGCTGCCTCGACGCGATCTGCCTGATGCGGATGGCGATGTGGTGGCTTTCGCATGGTCGAACCGCCAGCGTGAATCAGGCGATCCGGCGGCTGCGAAGCACCATCGTGCTTGCCGGACTTCTCGGGATCGGTTTCGTCAGCTGGAGCATCTGGCTGTTCCCCTATGGCGACGCCTATATGCAGGGTCAGGTGATTTTCTTTACCGGCGCCACCGTGATCGGCTGCGGGTTCTGCCTGATGCACCTGCGACCGGCGGCGCTGCTGGTCATGACCCTGGTAGTCATCCCGTTCACCGTGTTCCTGCTGTCGAGCGGACATGTCATCCTGGTGTTGATCGCCATCAATTTCTTCATCGTCTCGGTCGCGGTGACGTTCATGCTGCTCACCAACTACGCCGACTTCGAAAAGCGTGTCATTTCCGAGGACGCCTTGCGATCCAGGCAGGCCGAGTTGCAGGCGATGAGCGACATCAATTTCCGCAACTCCAACATCGACAGCCTTACCGGGCTGCCCAACCGCCGGTGCTTCTTCAGCGAGTTGAACCAGCAGATCGCCGCGAGCGACACGACCAGCCTTGTCGTCGCGATCCTCGATCTCGACGGATTCAAGCAGATCAACGACGTTCACGGCCATCCCGCAGGGGACCGGCTGCTGCGGAGCGTGGGCGACCGTCTGCGCGCGCACCTGCACCCCAGCATGTTTCTCGGCCGCCTCGGCGGCGATGAGTTCGTCATGATCGCTCCCCCCCTGAGAACGCCTGACACGGCAGCGGACGCCGGCGACGAACTGGCAGCGGTTTTCATGGTCCCGTTCGAGTTCGACGGCGTCATCGTCAAGATCGGATGCACGATCGGCTATGCCGAATATCCCACCACGGCGAGAACCGCCGACGAACTGTTCGAGCGCGCCGACTACGCCCTGTTCTTCGCCAAGAAGCACGGCCGCGGCACCGTGGTCGGCTTTTCCGCCGAGCACGAGAACACGATCCGCGAGGCCAGCCTGATCGACCAGGCACTGCTCAATGCCGATCTCGAATCCGAATTGTGGGTGGCCTATCAGCCCATCGTCGATGGCTCCAGTGCGGAGGCGGTCAGCTTCGAGGCGCTGGCGCGCTGGAACAGCCCGGTGCTCGGCAACGTGCCCCCGATGAGCTTCATCGTCGCCGCCGAGCGACTGGGCCTGATCGGCCAGCTGACACCGCTGCTGCTGCGCAAGGTCCTGGAGGGTGCCGCGGCCTGGCCGGACGACATGCGCGTCTCTTTCAATTTGTCGAGGCTGGATATCGCCTCGCCGCTGTCGATCCTGAAGATCATCTCCGTCGTGGAGCACAGCGGCATTGACCCCAGCCGGATCGACTTCGAGATCACCGAAACCGCGGTAATGCACAACATGGCCGAAGCCACGATCGCACTGAACGTGTTGAAACGACTGGGCGCCCGCATCTCGCTCGACGATTTCGGCACCGGCTACTCCAGCCTCAGCTGTATCCGCGAATTGCCGCTCGACAAGGTCAAGATCGACCGCAGCTTCATCAGCGAAATCGAGTACGACACCGCGTCCCGCCTGATCCTAACGACGATCATCGGGCTGTGCCGGAACCTGGGACTCGAATGTATCGTCGAAGGCGTCGAGACCGCCGAACAGGCGGAATTTCTTCACGGCCAGGGCTGTCGCTTCATGCAGGGCTACCATTTCGGCAAGCCGATGAGCCGGGAGCGGGTCGGCGGCTTTCTCGCCGCATCGATGGGCAATGCCCTCGCCGCTCCGGTCCAGCTCCACAGCTCGGCCACGCCGAGGCTGGCGTCCGCGCTCTAGATATTCGACACTGCCCTGGTGAATCAAGAAACCATCAGGGAGACTATCGTGAACGACGCTACCAAGAAGATCGCCTGGGTGACCGGCGGCGGCACCGGGATCGGCCGCGCTGGCGCCGAAGCACTGCTGGCCGACGGCTGGACCGTGATCATTTCCGGCCGCCGTGCCGACGTACTGCAGGGCGTCGCCGACGAGCTCGGCCGCAACGGCAGGCCAGTGGAAGCGATGGCGCTCGACGTTAGCAATGCCGACGACGTTGGCAAGGTGGCACAGGCGATTCTTGCCAGACACGGCCGCATCGACCTGTTGGTCAACAGCGCCGGAATCAACGTCCCGAAGCGCAGTTGGGCCGACGTGACGCAGGACGGCTGGGACGAGATCGTCGATATCAACCTCAACGGCGTGATGTATTGCATGCGCGCGGTGCTGCCGGCGATGCGCGCGCAGCAGGACGGCTGCATCATCAACGTGGCGTCCTGGGCCGGGCGCATCGTCTCCAAGATGACCGGCCCGGCCTATACGGCGACCAAGCATGCGGTGCTGGCGCTGACGCATTCCTTCAACATGGACGAATGCGTCAACGGCCTGCGCGCCTGCTGCCTGTCGCCCGGCGAGGTCGCCACCCCGATCATGAAGAACCGCCCGGTGCCACCCAGCGACGAGGTGATGGCGCGGATGCTGCAGCCCGCCGATCTCGGCCGCACCATCGCCTTCATCGCCGGCATGCCGCCGCATGTCTGCATCAACGAAGTGCTGATCAGCCCGACCTGGAACCGCTCGTTCTTGGCGATGTGACGCTCACAGCCGCATCACGTCGATCGCGTGACCGTCGATGGCGTTGGCGAGATCAGCGACGTGCTGGTGGTGCGTGAAGACGATGATCTGGCGCTGCCGGCCAGCCTCGGCCAGCAGCGACAGCGTCGCCACCGTGCGCGCCTCGTCGAAGCTGGTGAGCAAGTCGTCGCCGATGAAGGGCAGCGGCTGGTGCGTGCGCCGCTCCAAGAGCGCCAGCCGTAGCGCCAGGAACAGCTGGTCGCGCGAGCCCTCGCTGAGGCCACCGGTGCCGACGCGCTCGCCGTCGGCGCGGACCGCGACCAGCACCGGGTGGTCGTCTTCGCCGTAATCGACGCCAAGCCCGGCAAAGGCCTGCCCCGTTGCCAGCGCGAACAGCCGGCTGGCCTGCTCGATCAGCGGGTCCTGCACCATCGCGCGGTGCCGCTCGATCGCCAGGGACGCCAGCTTGGCCGCCGCACTGCGCAACAACCAGCGCTCCGCGACGGAGACAAGCTCGACCGCCGATTCGGCACGTTCGGCCGCCGCAGCGGCCGCGTCGCGCCCCTTCACCAGCGCCTCGAAGTCGCGCTGCTTCTGGTGCAGTTCGGCGGCAGTGCGCTCGAAATCTTTCAGCACTTCGTTCTGCCGGACGGTTTCCCGCGCGATCTCACTGGGTAAGGCGTCGAGGTCGAGGCCGAGCTGTTCGGCCCGCAGAAACTCTTCATCCTGACCGTCGGCAATCTCCGGCAGTTCGCGCCGCAAAGCCGCGCCTTCGGTCTGTAGCGCATGGCGACGCGCCAACCGCTCGATCGCCACCACAAGGGCGGCAAGATCGGCGGCGCCGAATGCGGCGCGGGCGTCGTCCAACATCATCGTTACGCTCTGGCGTCGGCTCATCGCGGCTTTGCGCTGCGTCGCGCGCCGGGCCATCGCCTCGCGCAGGCGGTGACAGGCATCCGCCGCGCTCCGGGTCTCGGCGAGGCGCCCGGTCAGCCGCGCCAGCGATTCCTGCGCCGAAGCGCCTGCGGCCTCCGACATCAGGCGCCCCGCCAATTCGGCCGCGTCGCGATCAAACGCAAGGAGGTCGGCCTCGATGGTCTCGACGCTGCGACCCTCGCGCTCGAAGCTCAATTTTGGCATCGGAACAGATCGCCAGACCGCCAGCGCGGCCTCGGCCTCGGCCGGCGAGGCCTCCTTGCGCAGACCGATCGGGGCCAGCGCCGCGGGCCACAGCCCGGCCTGTTCGGCCAGCACGGCGGTCGCCTGATCTTGCGCGCGCTGCGCTTCGGCGAGATCGCGCTCGGCGCGTTGCCTTGCTACGGCGCGGGCGCGCGCATCGGTCCAGGCCTTTTGCAGCTCGTCGAGCCGGCTGCGCGCCTCACGATACAAAATGTCAGCCGGCAGCGAGCGGTCGGGCGCGCGGCCCATGGCCTCCAGCAGCGCGATCACGGCAGTCTTGCCCGCTTCCTGCGCCGCGGCGAGCGCGTCAAGTTCGGCCTGCTGTTCTTCCAGCCGGCCGATCCGGCCGATCAATTGATCGACGCGCTCGCGCCAGCGCAGCATCT
Coding sequences:
- the cobT gene encoding nicotinate-nucleotide--dimethylbenzimidazole phosphoribosyltransferase, whose protein sequence is MTADSQPVWQPPAIAALDPATEAGIRARIDGKAKPPGSLGRIEELALQLGQIRHPGEPRGDNAVLLIFAADHGLVEEGVSQFPAAVTVGMVMTYLAGRATANAFATASRVEIRVVDSGVAAELPHHPQLIDAKIRLGTANAAREPAMTAQEAADALTRGARIAVGEIRNGADIVALGEMGIGNTASSALLLHRLAPADLDDCIGVGAGQDDIGMARKRAAIHKAAARSQATAPLDVLSEFGGLEIAMLAGAVLGAASQRRPVIVDGFITTAAALLAIRLCPEARGYCVFAHRSAERGHDIALAALDATPLLDLGLRLGEGTGAMLAVPLVRAAARLITDVADLQDVLAGNI
- a CDS encoding adenosylcobinamide-GDP ribazoletransferase: MRLPDSLLDAIRFLTIVRVRDTASATAPDWLARAMKYFPVVGLGIGLVSALILLIANEFVSPVIAALLAISASIILTSALHEDGLADTADAFGGGWTIEKRMAIMKDSRIGSYGALALGLGVALRVAAISDMPMWAGPAALIAAHAAARAAPAFVMNRLRYAGNTAAMKVSYAEAPVRSGELRFALVVVLLAMLPLALISLSAVLVGLLCGAALAFVLTRWSRHMLGGYTGDVLGAVEQVFEIGFLLGVVAAMR
- a CDS encoding tyrosine phosphatase family protein encodes the protein MIHISSLSGLPDVAASLGPFDMLTLLSPSAEARDWSGFSQVRHLRLAFHDITVLTPDLIAPDKGVLQAILDFGRDGLAERSLLIHCWAGISRSSAAAYVIACDRNPGFEDEIADELRRRSPVVTPNKLMVHLADELLGREGKMIDAIARIGRGADAFEGAPYQLPLQWPLS
- a CDS encoding chloride channel protein encodes the protein MPSSESHLKAPRWLRTFVRARETSLVVVAALIGSIAGMLVALMSGAVNMMHIVLFNLLPGERLSSQTWIDPVRAILVPMLGGLLLGIALLLLLRWRPGREIDPIEANALHGGAMSFRGSLIVALQTVWSSGVGGSVGLEAGYTQIASGVASSIGRALHLRRSDQRIMVGCGAAAAIAGAFGAPLAGAFYAFELIIGGYTAASLTPIGVAAVAGFATTRAFSPLSLGISVSQIGEVTGQDLAVAALLGLIAALFGIGIMRGVAQCDTLLQKIRLWPPLRPALGGLLVGLLALVTPEVLSSGHGALHVNSGMTAPITALVTLFALKTVASIISLGSGFRGGLFFASLLLGAIGGHLFAAGANALLPTLNLDISVYAVIGMSALSAAVIGGPLTMTFIALEATGNLWLTTAVLIAVIVSTQTTRELFGYSFATWRLHLRGETIRSAADVGWIRDLTVRSMMRADMTTVNADLSIAQFRETFPLGSKTQVIAIDADERYAGIVLVADAHAPENQPDDTLRQILRSRGFTLLPNWNVQEAVAAFDRAEAESLAVLDTLDRGRVIGVLTEAHVLRRYAEESEKRRRDLLGES
- a CDS encoding putative bifunctional diguanylate cyclase/phosphodiesterase gives rise to the protein MLRTTIDYLQSAVLVPSGNPELLQAKLAAFSRQVPIMYALVVFNTVAVAITHYGKAPDWLTLYLPGCLDAICLMRMAMWWLSHGRTASVNQAIRRLRSTIVLAGLLGIGFVSWSIWLFPYGDAYMQGQVIFFTGATVIGCGFCLMHLRPAALLVMTLVVIPFTVFLLSSGHVILVLIAINFFIVSVAVTFMLLTNYADFEKRVISEDALRSRQAELQAMSDINFRNSNIDSLTGLPNRRCFFSELNQQIAASDTTSLVVAILDLDGFKQINDVHGHPAGDRLLRSVGDRLRAHLHPSMFLGRLGGDEFVMIAPPLRTPDTAADAGDELAAVFMVPFEFDGVIVKIGCTIGYAEYPTTARTADELFERADYALFFAKKHGRGTVVGFSAEHENTIREASLIDQALLNADLESELWVAYQPIVDGSSAEAVSFEALARWNSPVLGNVPPMSFIVAAERLGLIGQLTPLLLRKVLEGAAAWPDDMRVSFNLSRLDIASPLSILKIISVVEHSGIDPSRIDFEITETAVMHNMAEATIALNVLKRLGARISLDDFGTGYSSLSCIRELPLDKVKIDRSFISEIEYDTASRLILTTIIGLCRNLGLECIVEGVETAEQAEFLHGQGCRFMQGYHFGKPMSRERVGGFLAASMGNALAAPVQLHSSATPRLASAL
- a CDS encoding SDR family oxidoreductase: MNDATKKIAWVTGGGTGIGRAGAEALLADGWTVIISGRRADVLQGVADELGRNGRPVEAMALDVSNADDVGKVAQAILARHGRIDLLVNSAGINVPKRSWADVTQDGWDEIVDINLNGVMYCMRAVLPAMRAQQDGCIINVASWAGRIVSKMTGPAYTATKHAVLALTHSFNMDECVNGLRACCLSPGEVATPIMKNRPVPPSDEVMARMLQPADLGRTIAFIAGMPPHVCINEVLISPTWNRSFLAM